Genomic window (Prevotella melaninogenica ATCC 25845):
CATCTGCACCACTCATACGTACAGCCAACTCTGTTGTAGGTGTTGTAGCCAAACCGATGTTCACAACATCTGCACCAATACCCATCAGCGTACCGCATACAACATTCTTAACCATTGGACCAGAGATACGTGCATCACGTCCAACAACAATTTTTAGCTTCTTTCCAGGGTGCTTACGTGCAATGAAAGTAGCGTATGCTGAAACAAATTTAACAATATCCAGCGGGTTCAGCGTATCCCCCGCACGACCTCCGATAGTTCCACGAATGCCGGAAATAGATTTAATAAGCGTCATACTTAAAATATGTTTGAAGGGTATTCCCCTTATTGTTCTCTTGCGTTATTAATTTTTCTCGCTCTATTCTTTTACTTCTTCTTTCTTCACCGCCTATTAAAGACCTCTCTGGAAAGTAAGGTCATAATAGCAAGGATAGACTGCCTTTGAAGCATTAAGCTGACCCTGCTGTGAAGGAACGATAAGTCTCACGTGTGACAACTTAGATGAAGCATTAACCAATCTACCAAGAGCAATATAAGGCATTGGAACCAACCAACCTGCAGGAACAGAAGTACTCTGATAGACGTCAGCCATCACACTGGAAGTAGGGTCAAATGAAGCAGTGTATGTTCCACTTGTGTTTGTTACAGACATCTTGTCAACCTTAGGACCAAAGACGAGGAACTGATTAGATAACTGCAGCGTATCTGTAATAAGGTTGCGCTCGCTAAAACGGCAGAGGACAGTGGCTGTCTCGCCTTTTTTAATTACTTCGCCAGTTCCTTTCTCAACAATCTGCATGTAAACACCAGTATTTGGGAAAAGAACATACTGATTCTTCGTTGTATCTGTAGTATTTCCTTGTTTAGCAAACTGCTCTTCACTAATTACTTTTATACCTTTCTTGACTATAAAAGAGTTTATCGCTTCAGTCTCTCGCTCCAACTGATCAGCATAAGTCTCAGTCTTATTACATGAACTAAACGCCAACACTGCAGCTAATACAACAAGGAGAAAATTTATCTTCTTCATTCGTTTTCTTATTTTAATATGTTGTGCAAAGATAAGAAAAAGTATTTAGAAAGGGAAAATAAGAAGTAAGAAAATATATTAAGGTAGGTTGTAAAAAGAAACTTTATAGTAGTTTTATCACTTAGAACCCCTATTTTTCAGGTTCTTCTGTTAAACCCAAATCGGTCATTAGACCACAATATGTATAATTCTTATTAGTTGGGCTCACAAAGGAGGATAACTGCACAATAAAAGACAAATAGATATTATCGCTATCCTTAATCTACAAATAACTTATGCTCATATCATTATCTATTTGTAAACTATTTTCACGTGATTCAAAACCAATACATACTCTTTTGGCTTCTAAAAGATGCCTAATTGACTTGCAAAAGGTGCCCTTTAAGACCCTTACTAACGCCCTTTTGAAGTCCAAATAAGCACCTTTTACGTTGCCGATTTATAACTAATTGATATTCTGCTTGTTACAAAGCTATCACTTGTTTGTGCTTTTGGCGTTATTTATGAATGTTTTATTTGAAATTATGTAATGAATTTTCAAGGTTTTGTCGGTGACTTTTCGAGTATTAAAAAGGATATAATAGAAGATGCGCTTATGGTTACAAAGAAAGGAATCAGCTAAATTACAATAAAAATGGGAGCTATCTACCAAAAACTATAGACAGCCCCTATTCTTCTACATATTCCTTTGTACAATAGATATTTACACCATTTTTAGAGAAGATGAGGAAGATGCTCCTTCACAAATTGTTCACCTACTCGGAAGCCTTCCTCATAGAGATGCTCAAGCTTATCAACATCTTTCTCCATTC
Coding sequences:
- a CDS encoding DUF4827 domain-containing protein — translated: MKKINFLLVVLAAVLAFSSCNKTETYADQLERETEAINSFIVKKGIKVISEEQFAKQGNTTDTTKNQYVLFPNTGVYMQIVEKGTGEVIKKGETATVLCRFSERNLITDTLQLSNQFLVFGPKVDKMSVTNTSGTYTASFDPTSSVMADVYQSTSVPAGWLVPMPYIALGRLVNASSKLSHVRLIVPSQQGQLNASKAVYPCYYDLTFQRGL